The DNA segment ATGATCTGAACAATCCCTGCAGAAAACGGATATCCCCGCCCGCTGATTCATTTCAACCTTAAAGCATAAAGGCACTCGAACGCACATTCCGTCAAGGGGCTTAAGTGATCCTCTCTGTCATCAGAAACCGTATCAAACACGGGGCTTTCTGGCGCAGAGCCCGACAGAGATCACATCCCTAAGGCCGTGCGTTTGGGGTCTAAAAAACACGCAACAGTGGAGAAAAATCATGGACTTCAGCAAAGGGATCACCCCTTCGGGCGACAGCTTTAAAAACCAAAAATGGACCATTTTGGGCGAGCCTTATTTGCCGCTGCATGTGTCGGACAGCGCGATGCTTATGCATGCGGAATTCAACGTCGATAGCTTCGTGCCGACCCATGTTCACGACACACAGGATGAAATTTTGCACATTCTCGAAGGGGAGATGGAGTTTGAAACCGAAGGCAAGGTGATCAAAGCCGGGGTCGGTGACACCGTGACTTTGCCGATGGGTATTCCGCATTCTCTACACAACCGTTCCGGCGCGTTGGCGCGGGCGTTGGTCGTCGTCTCGCCGGTCGCGCGGATGTACGATTACATGGTCGCCATTGATGGCTTGAGTGATCCGGCCGAAGTCGTCCGCCTTGGGGCAGAGCACGAAATTCGGTTTGTCTGACCTGAGCCAAGTTCAGGTCAACGACCACATGCGCCACCGCTGAGATAGGCGCACCCTCATTTACATCAAAATCAAAATCGGACCCCGAAGCCACTTCGGGGATCAATCCGACGTGTCTCAAAAGACCTCAAACACACCAGGGAACATTAAAAATGACTGTAAAATCTATCATCGAAGCCTTTTGGCAAGGCCATAGCACTCAGGACATCGACGCCCTGAAAACCATCATGTCCAAAGACGTGACATGGACCGTGGTTGGCAAAACATGCCCGATCGCAAAGACCTATTCCGGCTGGGACGGGTTCTTTGGCGAGCTCCTCGGTGGCTTGGGAGACGCCTTTAAACCCGGCACGCTGAACATGGTCGTGAAAGGCCTTTATGCCGACGAAGACGCAGGCGTGGGCTTTTTGCATCTGGCCGAAACGGCGACCTTACACAATGGTCAGATCCTTGATGTCGAATTGGTCGATGTGTTCACCGTGCGCGACGGCAAAATTGTCGAGGTGCGTGAAATCATGGATCTTGCCGCCGTCAACGGCGCCTTTGGTTTTGCGGAGGTGTCGGCATGAGCGCCTATAAAAAAGACATCACCCAAGAGATCATCGCCAAAGTTCACGCCATCGGCCCGATCCTGCGCGACAATGCCGTCGAAACCGACAAAGGCCGCCGTGTCACCCAGGCCTCTCTTGAGGCGCTCGAAACCACTGGCGTTTTTGGGATCAACTCACTGGCGCAAAATGGCGGCTTTGAGGGCGGAGCGCGTATGTTGTTGGATGTCACCAGCACGATCGGCATGTATTGCCCAAGTTCCGCGTGGATTTCAGTGATTTCAAGTGTGTCGGCCCAGCTTGCCATGCGTTTTCCAGACACGGCGTGGAACCGCGTTTACGCCGGTGGAAAACCCGTTCGCATGGCCTCCGTGATTGTCAATTCCGGCAACACAGCCCGACGCGAGGGCGAGGGCTACCGGATCAACGGCGAATGGCCGTGGGGCTCGAACATCCTCAATTCCGAATGGGCCATCGGCGCATTGGATGTGTATGAGGCCGAAGGTGCGGAGCCAACGCCGGGCTATGTCCTGTTGCACAAGGACAGTTTTACCATCAAGGACACATGGTACAGCATCGGGATGCGCGGCACCGGCAGCAACAATTTCATTGCCAAAGATGTCTTGGTTCCGGCGGATCAAATCGCTCCGGCGGGTACGATCCTTGGGCCAGAGTTTGAGATGTCGGGTGAGGCGCATTTCCTCCAGCGGTTGACGCCGGTTTCAATGTTCCCGACCGTGATCATTTCTGGTCCGCTTGGGGGGGCAAAGGCGGCCTTGGACTATGTGATTGCAGCGGCGGGCAAACGCCCCATCACCTATTCCAAATACCATCCGCAAAACACCTCTGGGGCTTTTGTCCAATCCATCGGGGCCGCTAAAGCCAAGATTGACACGGCCGAAATGAGCCTTCAGGCCGCCGCTGATTTGATTGATGCAGCGGCCCTTGGCACCGACCCTTTGTCGATGGCGGATCGCGCCCGTGTGCGCAATTACGGCGCGCATGCCACGGCCAATCTGTGTGAGGTCATGAACGATCTCGCCACGTTGCACGGCACCGCGACCTTTGCCGAGTTCAGCCCCCTGGGTCGTCTGTGGCGCGATGTAAACACCGGCGCGCGCCATGCCATTGCGGCCAGCCCGCTGTGTTATGAGATCGGCGGCGCGAGCCTTCTTGGCGTCTCCCCTCCGACACCTCTCGTCTGAGGGCGGCTCCGTGTCTGATCCATTTGACCTTCACATACAGGGCGGCCCCGCCGCCCTGCCACAAAAAGACCTGTCGCGTGCCGGGGTCACAGGCACCACATGCGGCGGCGTCGAATGTTTTTACGGCATCCGCTATGGGCGCTTGTCCAAACCGGACACACCCCGATCTGCCGTTACCCCCGCATCAGGGCAATTGGATGTGCGCCACCTGACCGAGGTTCCGGTCTTTCCGCAACTCCCCAGCCGCCTTGAGGCCCTCATGGGGCCGGGCATTGGCGAAAATCCACAGTCGGATGAGGCGTTTTATCTCAACGTCTGGACTCCAGAGGGCGGCACTGACCTTCCGGTGATGGTGTTCTTGCACGGCGGCGCTTGGGTGAGTGGCGGCGGCGCGGCACGGTGGTATCGCGGCGCGGCCTTGGCGGCGGAGGGCATGGTGGTTGTGACGTTGAACTACCGCATTGGCCCCAATGGCCATCTCGAAGAGGATGCGGATCAAGACCCCTCTGATCACCGCCCAATGGGGGATATTCTCACTGCATTGCAGTGGGTCAAAGACCATATTTGCGATTTTGGTGGCGATGCCAATCGGATCACTCTGGCCGGACAATCGGCGGGGCATGGTACGCTTGGGCCTTGGCTGGGTGGCCGAAAGCCAAAGGCGTGTTTGATCAGGTTGCGCTTTTGAGCATCCCACAGATCAGCCCTTGGAGTGGGGCGCATCGCAGCGCCTTCACCCGCGATACTGTTGCACGCTGTGAGGAGATGCAGCGTCAAGGAGACCCGCAAGAGGTGGCTTTGTTACGCGCAGGTGCCGAGGTGTTGTCGCATCACACGTCGCCACCCGGTGCAATGGCGCCGATGTATTTGCCGGTTTGGCCCGTGGCGGCGGCGGAGACGCCCCTGCATGTCTCGGCGCTGTATGTGCGGGTGACCGACCATGAGATGTCCGTCTTTTTGCCCCAGTTGGCAGCGGGATCAAAGCAGGATGTCGCACGCCTTTCGACCCTGCGCGCCCAGTCCGATCCGCCAATCCTGTCGCGGGCCTGTGCACAGGGCTGGCCGCAAGACTGGCCACATGGCTGGTCAGAGGACTGGGTCGAGACCGTCACCCGTGCCTCGTGGTTGAGTTTTGGGGCCTTTGCCGAGGCTATTGCCAAGGCGGCGGAGGGGCGCGGTCGCAAAGTGATCCGAAGACAATTCGCAGCACGGAGCGACTTGCCCGGCGTCGGGGCGGCACATTGTTTCGATCTGCCATTCCAATTTGGAAACCCCGCAGATTGGCATGACGCGCCGATGCTCAACGGCTGGTCCTCGCAGGCCTTTGAGGCCCTCAGTCAAGAGATGCGCGCGGACTTGGCCGCCTTTGTTTTGAACACCTCACAACCGTTGAACCGCCGCATTGGGACACCGCTCCCGACCGAATGCCACATCCTTTGAAAGGAGTTCAGATGACTGATATATCCGATATGGCCGACGCGTTTCGCACCGCCTTTCGCAATCACCCGGCTGGGGTCGCGATTTTGACGGCGACGACAGAGACGGGGCCTGTTGCGATGACGGTCAGCTCGCTGATTTCCGTCAGTGCCGCCCCGCCGGTGATCGCCTTTTCTCTGTCCAATCAGTCCGCCACAGCCGCCGCTCTTTTGACGGCCCAGACCGTGGTGATCCATTTTCCGCGCTACGAGGATCTGGATCTGGCCAGCCTGTGTGCTCAGCCGGGGCAAGCCCGTTTTGGTGCGGATCACGATTGGGAAACCCTGCCGACGGGGGAACCACGCTATCGCCAAATTGGCACATGGTTTCGAGGCGAAATTCAAACGCGTCTGCCGCTTGAGGCGGCGACCCTTGTGACCGCACAGCTGCTTGAAGGTGCCTGTGCCGCCGCGACGACACCCCATAGCTCAGAAACGCTGGTTTATCTGGACCGGCGCTGGCGAGGCCTTGGGCAAGAAGGCCGGAAAACCGGCTCACCCCCATAAGCTGGCAGCAAAAGCCAGCATCGTCCAACATATGACCAATAGGGATCTCTCATGAAACACTTCGCACAAACCCTCGTTCTCGGGCATTCACGGCCTGTGCCGCACTGCCAGCACTGGCGGTTGACGTTGCACCGGGTGATTACGCCATGTTGCCGCCTGGCACCAACGTCGGCCTGCTCTACCTCCAGCACTCCCGCGCGACCGAATTGAACTTTGGCGGGGTTGATGTGCCCGCCTCCGAAGTCACCGCCAATGTCGCCGTTTTGCGGGGGCTGCACTACACGCAGATCGGCAATGAGCCGGTTTTGTTTCAAATGGTTTTGCCAATGGGCGGGTTTGACACGGCTCAGATCGGCGGGGCAGCACAACCCACGTCCGAGGGCCTTGGCGACCTGACATTCGGCGCCAGTTATTGGCCCGTCAAACCCTCCAACCCGGACACCGGAACGACGGTCGGCGTCACGGCATTTTTGACCGCGCCAAGCGGATCTTATGAGTTTGGCGAAGTCTCTTTGGGCGGCGGGGCATGGGTGTTCACCCCACAAGTCGCGCTGATTCAAGGGTTGGGCAATGGTGTCTATCTGGATGCCACCGCAGACGTCGCTTTGAGCATGGATCACACAGAAAGCGGCGTGGACGTGTCACGCGATCCCGCCTCTCAGGTTCAGGTCGCCTTTCGCAAACAATTCGGCCAAACCAAATCGCTCTCTGTCGGTTACTCCGGCCAATTTGGTGGCGACATCAACTATGACGGTGTCTATTCGGGCCTGAAAACGCGCCGCGATCAGATCCGCGTCTATGCCAACACCTTCGTAAGCCCGACCGTCCAAGTGCAGGGCATGTTGGCCAAGGACCTCTCTGTGCAAGACGGGTTCAAAAACGACGTCGTCGCGGAAATCCGCTTTCTCAAACTGTTCTGATCGGACCAAAGGCGCGCGGAGTGGTTTTTGCCGCGCGCCGCTGACCGGTTTTGCCGTCCTGCCCCCCAATGGAGACCAAGAATGCTTGGACCTAGCGCACATGTAGACACGTTTTGCCGGGACAATCTTCCGGCACCCGACCATCAGCCCGACTATTTGTTGGACGCTTTCCCCTATCCCGACCACATGAATGCCGCCTATGAGCTCACCGACCGGATGGTCGAAAAGGGCTTTGGCGATCGCATTGCTTTGATCGGCCAAGGCCGCAGTCGCACCTATGCGGAGCTGGCCCAGTGGAGCAGTCAAATCGCCCGCGCCTTGGTCGAAGACTATGGCATCAAACCGGGGCACCGCATTTTGATCCGTTCGGCCAATACGCCCGCGCTTGTGGCCTGTTGGCTTGGCGCGACCAAGGCGGGGGCGGTTGTGATCAACACCATGCCGATGATGCGCAAAAAAGAGTTGATGCAATATTTGGACAAGGCGCAGGTGCGCTTGGCGCTGTGCGACCTGCGGATGTTGGACGAGTTGGAGGCCTGTTTGGGCGCGAGCGCACCTTTGGAGCATATTGTGTCATTTGACGGCACGGCGGGGCTCAATGGGGCTCTTGACCACGTTGCCGCCCGCAAATCGACTGAGCCCTTTTGGGTCAAAACCGGGCGCGATGATGTGGCGCTTTTGGGGTTCACCTCCGGGTCCACCGGCGTGCCCAAGGCGACGATGCATTTTCACCGAGACCTTTTGGTGATCGCGGATGCCTATGCCAAAGAGGTGCTCAATGTGCAGCCCGAAGACATTTTCGTCGGCTCACCCCCTTTGGCGTTCACCTTTGGTCTTGGCGGATTGGCAATCTTTCCGCTGCGCTTTGGGGCCTCGGCGGTCTTGCTTGAACAGGCCGGGCCCGCGCAGTTGATCGAGATCATTGAGCGGCATCAGGCCACGATCTGTTTTACAGCACCCACCGCCTATCGTGCCATGCTTTTGGCGATGGAAGACGGGGCCGACCTGTCCAGTTTGCGCTGCGCGGTTTCTGCCGGAGAAACTTTGCCCCCGCCGGTCTTTGAGGCTTGGGTCAATAAAACGGGCCGCGAAATCCTTGATGGCATTGGCGGAACCGAGTTGCTTCACATCTACATGTCGAACCGATTTGGGTCTGCACAACCCGGCTCCACTGGCACGCCACTTACGGGCTATATTGCAAGAATTGTTGATGATGAAATGAACGAGGTCCCGCGGGGCACGCCCGGTCATTTGGCCGTGAAAGGTCCGGTGGGCTGTCGTTACTTGGATGATGAGCGACAGACAAAATTCGTGCGCGATGGGTGGAATCTCCCCGGCGATATTTTCATCCAAGATGATGCCGGGGTCTTCCACTTTGCCTCGCGCTCAGACGATATGATTGTGTCGTCCGGGTACAACATCGCGGGTCCCGAAGTTGAATCCGCCTTGCTGGCGCACCCGGATGTGTTGGAATGCGGGGTGATTGGTGTCCCCGATGAGGCCCGCGGTGCGATCGTACAGGCGCATGTCGTGCTGCGCGATGGCGTGGCCGCGACTGACAGCACCGCCATGGAATTACAGGAGTTCGTCAAGGCGACCGTTGCGCCCTATAAATACCCACGCTCGGTGGTTTTCACCACGGCTTTGCCAAAAACGGAAAGCGGTAAGATCCAACGCTTTCGTTTGAAACAACGCGCGGACAGTCCGGCCACATAACCGTCAAAGGCGGGTGCAGCGGAAGCGCCCGCCGCGTGCGATCATAGGCCTGCCACACCTGTCCGCCTGATGGACGCCTTGTTGGTGAGCCTGTTTTCCCACGCCGGCGCGACTTATAGTCTCCCGATGACTTAGCGTTGGGAGGAACGCCGTGGAAACGCACAGATTTCCCTTTGCGCGACAGCGCAGGGGATGGATTTTTGCTGCACATAAAAGCTCTAAAGGGCGTGCAGAATGATCAACGGACAACATAAAAAGCACATATCAAACCTCTTCTTGGCGGCCGCCGCATCCTGCTTTCTGTTTGGAGCTGGGGTGACCGTGACCGATGTGGTTTTGCGCGCAGTGGCGGGGCTCAATGTGCCCGCTGCCATTGAATTGACATCCCTGTCCATCGGCTTGGGGGCGTTGCTGTCGATGCCGGTCTGTTACGCGAAACGGACCCATGTGACGGCCAAGCTGTTGTCCGAACTGTCGCCCAACCGGTTCACCCGGCCTTTGGGCGTTGTCGGCAGTATCGCTTCGCTCATTTTTGCCGGGCTGTTGTTTTGGATTTTGGCCGAAAACACCCTGTCCAAACTGGGCTCTCCTGAAACCACTGCTGATTTGGGCGTGCCAGTGCCGATGGCCCTGATGGTGGTGACATTGACCCTTTTGGCCGCTCTTGTCGCCGCCGTCGCGGCGCTCTGGTTCTCCGTGAAAAATGAGAAGGATTGGTGATGAGTGGGATGCTCTTAGGCGGCATGGGGTTCTTTGCCGCGATCGTGATGATCTTTCTCGAAGTGCCTGTGGCTGTGGCCCTTGGTCTTGTCGGTGTGCTTGGATCGGCGATGATCATCGGCTTGCCCGGTGCCATGACGATTGGCGCGACGACGACATGGGACAGTCTGACCAACTACACGCTGACCATGTTGCCGCTGTTTGTGATGATGGGCAATTTGGCCGCGCGCAGTGGCTTGTCCACGAAACTCTATCACTCCATGTCCGTGCTGATCGGCCACCGTCGTGGCGGGCTTGCTCTTGCGACGATTGGCGCGTCGGCGGGATTTGGGATGATCTCGGGATCGTCCTTGGCCACCACCGCGACCATGGGCCGGATCGCCTTGCCGGAGATGAAAGCCGCCGGATATTCGCGCTCGCTTTCCGCCGGGTCGGTGGCCGCAGGAGGGACACTTGGTATTTTGATCCCACCGTCAACGGTGTTGGTGATCTATGCTTTCATCGCCGAACAATCCATTCGGGACCTGCTTTTGGCCACGGCCGGACCGATCTTTTTGGCAGTTCTGCTCTACTGTTTGGCGATTTGGGTGCCGATTTGGATGGGTTGGTCTGTGGCGCCTCAACGGGTGCGGGCCGAAGGGCCAGAGCGGCGCAGCGCGATCAAAGAATTGCTGCCCCCGGTTGGTATTTTTGGCCTGATCATGGGCGGACTTTATTCAGGCGTGTTCACCGCCAATGAAACCGCCGCCATCGGGGCCGCCGTGGTTCTGGCCTATGGATTGCTGGCGCGGCGGTTGTCCTTTGAGGGCTTCATGTCCGCGATCATGGACACGGCGATGACCTGTGGTGCGCTCTATCTGGTGTTGATCGGGGCGAACCTGTTCAACTTTTTCCTTGCCCTCTCTGGCCTGCCCTTTTCCCTCTCTGGCCTGTTTTCCGGCATTTTGGATCAACCGCTTTTGGTGATCTTGTTGATGCTGGCAATCTATCTGGTTTTGGGCACGTTGATGGACAGTCTGGCGATGTTGTTGCTCACCGTGCCGTTGTTTGTGCCCGTGGCGCAGGCGGCAGGAATCGACCTTGTGTGGTTCGGGATTTTCGCCGTGATGGTGGTGGAAATGGGGCTGATTACCCCGCCCGTCGGCATGAATCTTTTTGTCCTTAAAACCGTCGCACCGGACGTCAAGCTCACCGAGCTTTGGAAAGGGGCGGCCCCATTTGTCATCGCTGATTTCATTCGCGTGGGGATCATCATCGCTCTGCCCGCGCTTGTCATCTGGCTGCCCTATCATGCGATCTGATCAGAAAAACGGGAGGAAACTATGATCAAAACTCTACTCAAAGCCACCACTGTGGCGCTGGCCCTAGGTGTCTCTTTTACCGCGTCGATGGCGCAGGCGCGCGAAATGCGTGTGTCGTCTTTTGAGCCGGCACAGGGGTTCTATTCGTCAAAAGTGCTGCAAGCCTGGATCGACGAGGTCAACCCGAAGCTGTCCAAAGGCGCGTCCTTCAAACTCTATCCCGGCTCCATCCTTGGTGCACCGCCAGCACAGGCGGAATTGGTCAAGGCGGGCGTGGCTGATGTGGCGCTGGTCGTGCCGACCTACACGCCGGGTCTGTTTGCGATGACGGGCGTGGTCGAAGTGCCGGGACTTGTTGAAACGTCGGCGCAGGGCACCGAGATCCTCAACACGCTGGCCGAGGACGGCGCATTGAGCGCGGAATATGCCGATTACAAAGTGATCGCTCTGTTCACCACGCCGGGCTACCGCTTTTTCATGACGGACGCTGCTGCCGCCACGCCTGCCGATCTCAACGGTTTGAAACTGCGGACCCCGTCGAAATTTGGTTCGACCCTGTTTGATCTTCTGGGCGCGTCAGGCGTGTCTATTCCGGCACCGCAGGTCTATGAAAACCTCGAACGCGGTGTGGTGTCTGGCGCGGTGTGGGTGATGGATGCGTACCGCACCTTCCGGCTGAACGAAGTGGCTCCCTATATCACCACCGCGCGTTTCACCTCCTCGCCCATGGCCGTTTTGATGAACAAACGCACCTATGAGGGCCTGTCGGACGCGGACAAAGCCGTGCTGGATGAGATGTCCGGGCGTGCCACGGCCGAATGGATTGCTTCCGTCGTCGATCAAACCGATGCCGAGGTCGAAGCGGCGTTTCGGGCGGCGGGTGAAGTCACCTTTGTCGAACTCGATGAGGCAGGCCACGCGGCATGGGATGCGGCATTGGCGGAGGCTCCGGCCAAATGGGTGGCCGAGCAGGCCGATCCGGCAGCAGCCGAAGCTGTGCTGACCCGCGCGCGCGAGGTTTCTGCGCGCTGATCTTCTCTCCGTCTGTCCACACTGCGGACGGGCGGAGATGACACCTCGGGATTGGGCCATTTCGCCTATAAAATGAGGTATTCCTGAACAAATGATGGAGAACACCATGGCAATTATTGCTCTGGGCTATCTCGGTGTGCGCTCTGACAAGCTCGACGACTGGGGAGATTTTGCCGGCAAACTGCTGGGCATGCAAAAGATCGACCGTGGCGGCAAAGCCGTGGCGTTTCGCATGGATGACAAGGTTCAGCGGCTTTTGGTCTCTGACGAACCCGGTGAAACGCTGGCGTTTCTGGGGTTCGAGGTCGCAGCCAAAGAGGATTTGCAAGCCTACGCCGCTCGTCTGGATGCCGCTGGCGTGGCCGTCACGATGGCCACAAAAGAACTCGCGGATCGTCGGTTTGTCGAAGACATGATTTGGTTCAAAGATCCGGGTGGCAACCGGGTTGAGCTGTTTTACAAACCGATGATTGCCACCGATCCGTTTGTGCCGGGGCGTCCGATTGACGGCTTTATGACCGGGCCTTTGGGCATGGGGCACGCCGTGCTGCACGTCAAAGACATCGACGTGATGATGCCGTTTTACCGTGATCTGTTGGACTTTCACGTCTCGGATTACGGGTTGGAACCTTACGGTTTGTACTTTTTTCACCTCAACAATCGCCACCATTCCTTTGCCATGGTCGGCTCGGGGCAGCTTGGCTTTCACCATTTCATGGTCGAATTCCAAAATCTCGATGATCTGGGCCAAGGCTATGATTTGGCGCAGATGGAGGAGGGTCGTGTCGCCTACACACTGGGCCGTCACACCAATGATTACATGACCTCCTACTACGCCCATTCGCCCTCCGGCTTTTTTGTCGAAAACGGCTGGGGCGGGCGGTTGATTGAGCCGGACACATGGGAGCCGCATCAGACCCATGATGGCCCGAGTTTTTGGGGCCATGAACGGCTTTATCTCACCGAAGAAGGTGGGCGCAAACGCCTGCGCGATATGCGTCTGGATGCTGCTGCACGGGGCCGGCGTGCGCCACCCGTGGCCGATTGCCCATGGCTTTTCGGCGAACTGACCAAACAGGGAAAATAACTATGGAACACTATGATGTCGCCATCGTGGGCTATGGCCCTGCGGGCGCAACTTTGGCTCATCTTTTGGGTCAATGCGGGGTAAAAACGCTGGTTTTGGATCGCGAAAGCGCGGCCTATCACCTACCGCGCGCGGTGCATTTTGACGCCGAAGTGATGCGGGTGTTTCAGTGGATCGGCATCGCCGACGAAATGGAACCCAAAACGGCGCTGCATCCGGGGATGCAATTTGTCGATGCTGACGGCAAACTTTTGCTGGATTGGCCGCGCCCACAGGGCGAAGGGCCGCAAGGTTGGCGCTCGAATTTCCGCTTTCACCAGCCCGATCTCGAAGAGGTGCTGCGCACCAGTCTGACCGTCCGCAAAGAGGTCACCATTCGCACCCGCTGCGATGTGTTTAACATTGCGGATCAAGGCGATGTGGTGGAACTGCGGTTCGAAGACATGTCCTGCGGCAAGGTTGAGCGCGTCACCGCAAGCTATGTGGTCGGTTGTGACGGCGCGCGCTCGCTGGTGCGGCGCTATATTGAGACCGGGATGGAGGATTACGGATTTCACGAACGTTGGCTGGTGGTCGATGCGATCCTGAAACAGGACAAGCCCGAGCTCGGCGATCATTCGATCCAATATTGCCGCCCTGATCGTCCCGCCACCTATGTGCGGGTGCCGGGGATGCGGCGGCGGTGGGAAATCACGGTCAAGCCCGATGAGGATACAAATGAGATTTCCAAACCGGAGCGGGTGTGGGCGTTGCTTGTCGATTGGTTGACGCCCGAGGATGCCGATTTGGAGCGCACAGCGGTCTATGTGTTCCACTCTCTCGTTGCGGATGAGTGGCGCAAGGGGCGGCTTTTGTTGGCCGGTGATGCCTGTCACCAAACCCCGCCGTTCATGGGGCAGGGCATGTGTGCGGGCACCCGCGATGTCGCCAATCTGTACTGGAAATTGGCGTTGATTTGTCAGGGTAAAGTCACGGGCAAGGCCGCAGAGGCATTGCTGGACAGCTATGAAAGTGAGCGCAAACCCAATGCCCGCGAGTATATCCAAACCGCCGTGCGGTTGGGCGGGTTGATCAACACTGCGGGCACCGAAGCCGCCCTGCGCGCCGCTTTTCCAGGCGCCGATGGCTCGGCCCGGATGAACAGCATCGCGCCGCCTTTGGGCGAAGGGATCGGCGTTGGCGACCTCGCCGGGCGTTTGTTCGGTCAACCGCGCCTGAGCGACGGGCAGTTGATGGATGATGTGTATCGCCATCAATTCGTTGTCG comes from the Celeribacter baekdonensis genome and includes:
- a CDS encoding VOC family protein yields the protein MAIIALGYLGVRSDKLDDWGDFAGKLLGMQKIDRGGKAVAFRMDDKVQRLLVSDEPGETLAFLGFEVAAKEDLQAYAARLDAAGVAVTMATKELADRRFVEDMIWFKDPGGNRVELFYKPMIATDPFVPGRPIDGFMTGPLGMGHAVLHVKDIDVMMPFYRDLLDFHVSDYGLEPYGLYFFHLNNRHHSFAMVGSGQLGFHHFMVEFQNLDDLGQGYDLAQMEEGRVAYTLGRHTNDYMTSYYAHSPSGFFVENGWGGRLIEPDTWEPHQTHDGPSFWGHERLYLTEEGGRKRLRDMRLDAAARGRRAPPVADCPWLFGELTKQGK
- the mhpA gene encoding bifunctional 3-(3-hydroxy-phenyl)propionate/3-hydroxycinnamic acid hydroxylase MhpA, which translates into the protein MEHYDVAIVGYGPAGATLAHLLGQCGVKTLVLDRESAAYHLPRAVHFDAEVMRVFQWIGIADEMEPKTALHPGMQFVDADGKLLLDWPRPQGEGPQGWRSNFRFHQPDLEEVLRTSLTVRKEVTIRTRCDVFNIADQGDVVELRFEDMSCGKVERVTASYVVGCDGARSLVRRYIETGMEDYGFHERWLVVDAILKQDKPELGDHSIQYCRPDRPATYVRVPGMRRRWEITVKPDEDTNEISKPERVWALLVDWLTPEDADLERTAVYVFHSLVADEWRKGRLLLAGDACHQTPPFMGQGMCAGTRDVANLYWKLALICQGKVTGKAAEALLDSYESERKPNAREYIQTAVRLGGLINTAGTEAALRAAFPGADGSARMNSIAPPLGEGIGVGDLAGRLFGQPRLSDGQLMDDVYRHQFVVVAQADVAQGLNLPDGVALVTTDHSNAADHLARLGARATVLRPDRHTLGGANTKEELTALLALVLPNPIETQQPERV